The Phocoena phocoena chromosome 21, mPhoPho1.1, whole genome shotgun sequence genome includes a region encoding these proteins:
- the CDKN2AIP gene encoding CDKN2A-interacting protein isoform X2: protein MAQEVSEYLSQNPRVAAWVETLRSDGETDKHWRHRREFLLRNAGDLAPAGGAASAHPEEAADAESGTRSRQLQQLISFSMAWANHVFLGCRYPQKVMDKILSMAEGIKVTDAPIHTTRDELVAKKG, encoded by the exons ATGGCGCAGGAGGTGTCGGAGTACCTGAGCCAGAACCCGCGGGTGGCCGCCTGGGTGGAGACGCTGCGCTCCGACGGCGAGACCGACAAACACTGGCGCCACCGCCGCGAGTTCCTGCTCCGCAACGCCGGGGACCTGGCCCCCGCCGGCGGCGCTGCCTCCGCTCACCCGGAGGAGGCCGCCGACGCCGAGAGCGGGACCCGCAGTcggcagctgcagcagctcatCTCCTTTTCCATGGCCTGGGCCAACCACGTCTTCCTCGGGTGCCG gTACCCTCAAAAAGTTATGGATAAAATACTTAGTATGGCTGAAGGCATCAAAGTGACAGATGCTCCAATCCATACAACAAGAGACGAACTGGTTGCCAAG AAGGGGTAG